ACAGCCTTTATAGACCGTCTGAAAAAGCTGTTGATGCTTGTTTCTGCCGCATGGGGTATAGGATTACTACTTCTTTTAGTAGTTTTGAATCTTAAATAAACATTATTGGTATAGGGAGTAAAGTATGAGAGTCTCTATAATCCTTGTTATGTTATTGGCAGGCGTCGTTTTTACTATTGTTTTATTAGACAGTGTTTTAAGCATTGCAAATGGAGAATCAGATTGGGGCAGTGAAACATTTAAGATGTTGTTAGTAGGCGGAATTTTTGCATTTATGGTGTTAGGTTCTTGGCTTGCAATTTATTCAAAAGCATCCGACGGAAAAAATGACCGTTCAAACGTTGATTTATGAATATCTAAAGTCTTTCCTTACTTTTTATGAAGGCGTATTTATGTTAAGCGAAGCTACTCCGGTAATCCGAACTATAAAAGTCCCGCCAGGCTTTACTCCGCCGGAAAACAACTACCCGCACTACCGGCTGTTGCCGGTACAAACAGAAACAGGCAGATTTTACTGCCTGTTTTTTTACATTACGAGCAATGATTTTTTAATACTGGAGCCAAAAATCAAACGGCATCTTGCCATTGGAAAACTGGCCGAATTTCTGAAAACAGCAACGTACACGGTGTATGAAACAGTATATGAGTGAACAGCTATGAATACATATGATGTTGAAGAGGCTGCTGCGTATTGCAAATGCCATCCCGAAACGATTCGAGAGCATATCCGTGAAGGCCGTCTGAATGCCTCAAAACCAGGACGAAAATATTGCATTACACAGCGTGCACTTGACGCATTCCTTTCTAATCAAGAGAATGAGCAATTGCAGGCTTCACTTGCTAATAGGAGTGAAGAAAAATGCTTAAAAATGAAGGATTATATCGCCGTGGGAACGGCGTTTGGTACATTGACTTTACAACACCCAGCGGAAAAAGAGTTAGACGCTCTGCTCGCACAAAAGACAAAAAATCAGCCGAAGAACTGAGAGATAAACTCAAGCATGATGCTTGGCGGGTTTCTCAACTTGGCGAAAAGCCTAAGCGTTTATGGGATGAAGCCGCTTTAAAGTGGCTTAAAGAAAAGGCAGCAAAAAGAAGTATAGATGACGATAAGTCAAAAATACGAATGCTGACACAATTCAGAGGCGTTTATTTGCATCACATTGATAACGAGTTCGTGATGAATGTGGTAGGCAATCTGAAATGCAAAGACAGCACGAAGAACCGCTATTTATCTCTTATCATTTCTATTTTGAATGCAGCTGCAAAAAAATGGAAATGGATAGACAAAGCACCATTCATTGAAAAATATAAGGAGAATGCAGGACGAGTACGCTGGTTAAAGCCTGCTGAAGCTCAAAGGCTGATAGGGGTGGCAAAACCACGATACTTTGCTGATTTGATTATATTTAGTCTCAATACTGGTTTAAGACAAAGCAATGTTTTAAATCTTAAGTGGGACCAAATAGATTTAGATCGTAAAGTTGCTTGGTGCCATCCTGATGAGGTGAAAGCTGGAAAAGCTTTGGGTGTTGTTTTGAATGATGCCGCAATTGAGGTTTTAAAGCGGCAGATAGGAAAACATTCCGAGTACGTTTTCGTAAACAAACGTGGAAATCCTATTGTTGGTATAAATAGTAGGTACTGGAAGAAAAGTCTTGAGTTGGCCAACATAACAGATTTCACATGGCACGATTTGAGACACACATGGGCAAGTTGGTTAGTTCAACGCGGAGTGCCATTGAGGGTGTTACAAGAGATGGGTGGATGGCAAACACTATCTATGGTTCAACGCTATGCTCACCTGTCATCGGAGCATTTGCAGTCACATGCTAAGATACTGTCTGATTTGGTGAGACATTCGCAAAATGACGACACAAATTTGTCACAGTAACTTTAACCGAAATGTTTTTTGTTCGAGGATTATTTGATACGAGAAGATAATTTTCTTAGGAAAATCATGATGGTTATGGTGCCCGGAGCCGGAATCGAACCGGCACGACCTGTTTAGGGTCGACGGATTTTAAGTCCGTTGTGTCTACCTATTTCACCACCCGGGCTTTTACCTTCAATCCACAAACGGACAAAAGATAAAAAACTTGGAGGCGGGGGCGCGGATTTTAACCGGCCTACATAAGAGTTGCACCTCTTATGGCATAAACACTCTGCCACCCCGCCATGGGATATTATTAAATTAATTTGGAGGCGGGAGTCGGAATCGAACCGGCGTAGACGGCTTTGCAGGCCGCTGCATAACCACTTTGCTATCCCGCCTTAAGGCGTAACAAGCCACTTAAATGGTGTAAACGGCTTGGTGTTTGGAGCGGGAAACGAGTCTCGAACTCGCGACCTCAACCTTGGCAAGGTTGCGCTCTACCAACTGAGCTATTCCCGCATAGGTCAAATGTGTTTTTTGGAGCGGGAAACGAGTCTCGAACTCGCGACCTCAACCTTGGCAAGGTTGCGCTCTACCAACTGAGCTATTCCCGCATTGAAATTACATTTGATTCGGTAAACTGTGGAGCGGGAAACGAGTCTCGAACTCGCGACCTCAACCTTGGCAAGGTTGCGCTCTACCAACTGAGCTATTCCCGCTTAAATTTGTTTTTCTTGCTTTGCTGCATCAGCAAGAGAACGCCATTATAATCCCTGTTTTTTTTATGTCAAGTCTTTTGTAAAAAATTATTCTTTAAATTCTTTCCAAGCCATTTTCAGATAATAAAACATAGACCAAATGGTTAAAACAGATGCTATAAACATCAATATGTTACCTAAATAAATCAGATTCACTCCGTAAAAATCGTGCAATCCGGCGAGCAATAGGAAAATGGCGACCATTTGCGCCGCAGTTTTGAATTTGCCGATTGTGGCAACGGCCACGCTTCCTCTTTTGCCCATCTGCGCCATCCACTCACGCAAAGCGGAGATGGTGATTTCACGACCGATGATAATGATGGCAAAAATAACATAAGTCCGATTCAAACTGACCAAAAGCAGCAACGCTACGGCCACCATAAGTTTGTCGGCTACCGGATCCAAAAAGGCACCGAAATCGGAGGTTTGTTTCCACAAACGTGCCAAAAAGCCGTCGAACCAGTCTGTTATGGCTGCCAACGCAAAAATAAAAGCGGCCGCCCAATTGACGGTTTGCGGGTCAAGCCAGTTTTCGGGCAGATAAAACAATACTGTAAATACCGGAATCAATAAGACTCGGATCCACGTAAGGAAAATAGGGATGTTCCAAGGCATAGTTAGCGCAGCTTTCTTTTATCGTTGTCGTTTCAGACGGCCTGTTCTCTTGGGGCTGCTGAAAGTTTTTCATTATATCTAATTTGATAAGAGGCTTGAAGTTCAATAAGGTTTTATCGAGGCTAAAACAAACCTTATTTTAGAGCCTGTCCGACCTGCATTCTCCATCTTTGTTTTTCATCACAAACAAGCACGATAATTTTGTTACAATAACATGACAATTCTTTCATTATTCAACATCTTTTGCTTTTTGCGAATGTAAGTTATGAAAACGATAAAAATAAGATCTATTCTGATCGGCTTGTTGTTGGCTGCATTGGCTTATAGTTTTTGGTACAGCCCTTCATGGCTGAAACTCTGCTACGGTTTGGCCCTGTTTTTATTCGGTATGCAATGTATTGAGGAAGGCTTGCATAATACGGCCGGCGGCACATTGGAGAAATTGATAGCTAAAAGTACGGCTTCTTCCGGCAAAGGCCTGCTGTTCGGTATCGGAGCGACGTTTATCCTCCAATCCAGTACTTTGGTTTCTTTATTGACCATCGCTTTTTTAAGCACGGGTTTGATTACTTTGGCAGGCGGTATCGCCATTATTCTCGGCACCAACCTCGGTGCGACCAGCGGCATCTGGCTGCTGGCTCTGGCGGGACAAAGCATCAGCTTGAGTCCGATTGCCATACCGGTTGTGGTTTTCGGTATTTTGGCGAGCTTTTTCAACAACAAAACCAAAGCCGTCGGACGGGTTTTAGTCGGAATTGCCTTGATTTTTATCGGTATTGACGCGATTAAAGAAGGTTTCCAGGCTTTCGGCGGCACCATGGATTTCGCTTCGTTCCGTTCGGGCGGTATCACCGAAATCGCGATTTTCTGCGGTATCGGTCTGCTGCTGACCATTGTGCTCCAGTCTTCACACGCTACGCTGATTCTGACTTTGGCCGCATTGGCCGGCGGTCAAATCAGCTTGGCTCAGGGTTTTGCCATCGCCATCGGCTCCAACGTCGGCAGCAGCGCTTCGACTGCTTTTGTCGGCATGTTGGGCAGCAACCGCAACGGTCAACGTTTGGCTCTGGCGCATTTGGTGTTCAATACGGTAACAGCCGTACTGTCTTTGATCTTATGGATACCGCTGACAAAAGCCGTAACCGGATTGGCCGGGCTGACGGGCATGAGCCAACTGCTGCAACTGGCACTGTTCCACACCTTATTCAACTTACTCGGCCTGGCCACATTCTGGAAACTGCAGGACCGTCTTGCCGACCGTCTTATCAGCTGGCTGCCGGAAAAACAGGAAGCCGAGCTGTTGGCCGTTTCCGACGCCGTTGTAACGCCGCGCCATCTCCACAGCAATATGCTGCGATCCGGCGACACCGCTTTGCGCGCGCTGACTCAAGAAGTCCGCCACTTAAACGCATTGGGCTTGGAAGTGATCTGTCACGTTCTCTTTATCCCTGCCCACGAGCTTTATAGCGGCAGCGCGGATGACGGCAAAAAACTGCCGCCGCCTACCCTGCCTTTGGAATTGGACGCGCAAAAACTGTACGAACAACAAATCAAACCTCTGTACAGCCAGATTTTGGACTTTACCAGTAAAATCGACATCGACGGCGAAATGCAGCAGCAACAATTGGCTGCCGTGCATACCGCCGCACTGAATATGATCGACATCATCAAAGAAAGCAAACATTTGCAGAAAAACATGCAGCGTTATCTGCAAGAGCCCGAGTCTCCCGTTTATCAAGACTATATGCGTTTGCGCCGCCACCTGTTCCGCAGCCTGCAGCTGTTCCGCAAAATGTCCGAGCTGAAAGGATGTTCGGAAGAATGGAAAGAGCAATCCGCCCTGCTGACCAAGCATATCGATTCTCTGGAAACCTTCCGCGCACGCATTATGGAAAAACTGCGCAACAACGAAATCAGCGGCTGGGAAACCTCTTCCCTGATGAACGACACCAACTATGCCGGCCGTATCGGTTGGGGCATACAGGAAATCCTACAAACCATGTGTCTGAACCCGGCGGAAGAAAAAAACACCGAGGAAGAAGCTGCAAAAGCTGCTTAAACATCGGCTTTTTCAACACACAGGCCGTCTGAAAATTTCAGACGGCCTTAATTTTCAGACGGCCATTCGGAAAAAACCATGCCTGTCCGAGTATCCGTTCGGGCAGGCATGGTGTATTGCCGGTTAAATCAAATACAGGCGTTTAGTGATGCGTGCAGCCGCAGCTTTTCTTCATGTCGATAACCATACGGCCTTGGATTTTACCGTCGCGCATTTCTTGGAAAATGTCGTTGGTTTCGTCGAGCGTACGGGTTTGTACGACAGGAACGACAATGCCTTCCGCGCCGAATTGGAATGCTTCTTCCAAGTCTTTACGCGTGCCTACCAGCGAGCCGACGATTTCGATGCCGTCCAACACGATGCGGGGGATGGATAAATCCATGGTTTCGGGCGGCAAACCTATGGCTACGACGCGCCCGCCAGCGCGCACGCAGTCTACGGAAGAGTTGAAGGCCGCACGGGAAACGGCGGTAACGACTGCGGCATGTGCGCCTCCGACTTTTTCCTGTATCACTTTGGCTGCGTCTTCTTTGGCGGCGTTAATCACGATGTCTGCGCCCACTTCTTTTGCCAAAGCCAGTTTGTCGTCGTTGATGTCGATGGCGATCACATGTGCGCCGAACACTTTTTTAGCGTATTGCACACCCAAATTGCCCAAACCGCCGGCGCCGTAAACGGCAATCCATTGTCCGGGGCGGACGCCGGAAACTTTGATGCCTTTATAAGTGGTTACGCCTGCGCAGGTAATGCTGCTGGCTTGGGCGGGGTCTAAGCCGTCGGGTACTTTAACGGCATAATCGGCATCTACGATACAGTGCGTGGCCATGCCGCCGTCGGCAGTGTAGCCGGCGTTTAATACGGTGCGGCAAAGGGTTTCGCGGCCGGTATTGCAGTATTCGCACGAACCGCAGCTTTTATACAGCCAAGCGATGCTGACGCGGTCGCCTTTTTTGAGACGGGTTACGCCGGGAGCGGTTTCGGTTACGATGCCGATACCTTCGTGGCCGAGTACGCGGCCGGGTTTCTGGCCGTAATCGCCGGCGGCAACGTGCAAGTCGGTATGGCACACGCCGCAATATTCTACTTCTACCAATGCTTCGCCGTTTTCAAGAGGGCGGATTTCGCGTTCGATAATTTCTACGTTACCGTTGCTGTCGGGGGTGACCACTGCTGCTTTCATTTTCATGATGCTTCTCCTGATTGGGGTGGACGGATGAAAGACGCGCCGGTTTGATGTCAGACGTGAAACCGGCTTCGTCTTGATTGATAATCATGAAATAAGTATGCGCCTGATGTTGGATGAAAGTCAAATGATTTTCATTCCTAAGTCTTTGAAATTAAATAGAATTGTTATACTATAACATTCATTTAGACATTAATGGCGGCAGACTGTGCCTACTGTTTTCTTTTCGCTGTTGTCGGTTTGTCTTTCATCGCTAAAACCAACTGCCGGGGCCGTCTGAAAAATACAATATTTTCAGACGGCCCCGGTTTTCCGAATGATCTCAACTGCAAACTTTACCGCCCAATCCGAAACATACCGTAAAACAGCAGGCAGAATCGCTGTTTTCCGCCCACAAAATCATGGAATGATGGTTCGTGCCTTGTTATGATGCGTTTATTTATCCGCCGGTACGACACCATGTCTCCTAGCCCGTCCTTATTCAAAAACCTGCCTTTCCTGATTACGCCGCCGCTGCTCTGGGCGGGCAATGTGATTGTTGCGAGAATGGTGCGCAACGATATTCCGCCGTTTACGCTTTCGTTCGGACGTTGGGTGATTTCGCTGCTGATTCTGCTGCCGTTTGCCTGGGCGGCAATGCGGCGGGACAAAAATCTCTACCGCCGGCATGCCAAGCCGGTTATCGGTACGGCGCTGACAGGCGTGGCGGCGTTCAACACGTTGGTTTATACGGGGCTGCACAATACGACAAGCACCAATGCGCTCTTGCTCAATTCGTGTATTCCCGTATTGATTATGCTGATCGGTGCGGTATTTTACGGACAAACGCTAAACCGTTTTCAGGTATCGGGTTTATTGCTGTCATTGTGCGGCGTGCTGGCGATTATCCTGCGCGGCGATTTGGAAAACTTGTGGGCGTTGCGGTTTAACTCGGGCGATTTGTGGGTGTTTGCAGCGGTGGTCTGCTGGGCGTTTTATACTTTGTGGATGCGGCATATGCCGTCTGAAATCAACCGTACGGGGCTGACGGCAGTACAAATCATGCTGGGTTTGCCGGTGCTGCTGCCTTTGTGGTTATGGGAACGTGCAGGCGGAGCGCAGGTGAATTGGAATACGGACGCGCTGCTGGGATTTGCGTATGTAGGCGTGTTTCCTTCGGTGGTGGCGTATTTGTGTTACACGGCAGCCATCGCACGTGTAGGAGCGGTGCGTGCCGGATTAAGCATCCATCTGATGCCGGTATTCGGCACGCTGCTGGCGGTAACGCTGTTGGGCGAAGCATTCCACCTTTACCACTTTATCGGTATTCTGGCGATTTTCGGCGGCATTTTGCTGAGCAACCGCCGTTCCGCTTAAACTGTTTCCATCACGACCGACAGAGGCCGTCTGAAAAATCACCATAATTTTCAGACGGCCTCTGTCTTTTTCCGCGCTTCCAATCACAAGCATTCATGAAAAATAAATATTTACCGCTTTTATCACGATAAAAAGGCTTTTGTTCCGCTATGTTTTTCTTTAGAATCGGTGTACAAATAATCGACAGCCAACCGACAGCGGTTGCGCCGGTAAAACAATAAATTCAAGGAGAATAACCCCATGCAGATTAAAATTCCTGCAGTCTACTACCGTGGCGGCACGTCCAAAGGTGTCTTTTTCAAACGCAGCGACCTGCCCGAAGCGGCGCAAAATCCCGGCGAAGCACGCGACAAAATCTTATTGCGCGTTTTAGGCAGCCCCGATCCCTACGGCAAACAGATCGACGGTTTGGGCAACGCCAGCTCTTCCACCAGTAAAGCCGTTATTCTCGATAAAAGCAGCAAAGAAGGCCATGACGTCGACTATCTGTTCGGACAGGTGTCCATCGACAAACCGTTTGTCGACTGGAGCGGCAACTGCGGCAACCTCACCGCCGCCGTCGGCGCATTCGCCATCAGCAACGGCTTGGTCTATCCGGGCAAAATTCCTTCAGACGGCATCTGCACCGTTTATATCTGGCAAAAAAACATCAGCAAAACCATCATTGCCCACGTTCCCATGAAAAACGGCGAAGTTCAGGAAACCGGCGATTTCGAGCTGGACGGCGTAACCTTCCCGGCTGCAGAAGTGCAAATCGAATTTCTTGATCCGGCCGACGGTGAAGGCAGCATGTTCCCGACCGGAAACTTGGTTGACGAGCTGGACGTTCCCGGCGTCGGCAAACTGCAAGCCACATTAATCAACGCCGGAATTCCGACTGTATTCGTCAACGCCGCCGACATCGGTTACACCGGCAAAGAGCTGCAAGACGACATCAACAACAGCACCGAAAAACTGGAATTTTTTGAAAAAATCCGTGCATACGGCGCACTGAAAATGGGTCTGATTCAAGATTTGGGCGAAGCGGCCATCCGCCAACACACACCTAAAGTCGCTTTTGTCGCACCGCCGCAAGATTACGTTTCTTCCAGCGGCAAAGAAGTCAAAGCGGACGATATCGATCTTTTGGTACGCGCACTGTCTATGGGTAAACTGCACCACGCCATGATGGGTACGGCTTCCGTAGCCATCGCAACCGCCGCGGCCGTTCCCGGCACATTGGTGAATTTGGCCGCCGGCGGCGGAGAACGCGAAGCCGTGCGCTTCGGCCATCCTTCCGGAACATTGCGCGTCGGTGCGGCCGCCGTATTGGAAAACGGCCAATGGACGGCGAAAAAAGCCGTGATGAGCCGCAGCGCGCGCATCATCATGGAAGGTTGGGTGCGCGTTCCCGAAGACTGCTTCTGATCTTCCGTCTCCGTCAGACCGTTTTTTTTTCAGACGGCCTGACGGAAACGTTCTGCTGTTTAATGCTTCCGACAAGCAAAAACGGAACAGGCCGGACACTGCGCAGCTTGCCCGAAACGGGCATTCATGTTGTAGAATCAGACGGTCTATCCACAACAAAAACCATGTACCACAAGGAGAAATAGTAATGTCTAATCAATTGATTCTGGTTTTAAACTGCGGCAGCTCTTCTCTGAAAGCAGCCTTGATCGATCACGCCAGCGGCGAGTTGATCTTAAGCTGTCTGGCTGAAAAACTGACATCCAACGATGCTTTCGTTACCTTTAAATATTTCGAACATCCGCATGTTCAGCCTATCGACCGCCGCTCTTGGTTCGTCGGCAAATCCGACGGCGAAAAACACCAGATCGAAATGGGCGAAAACAACGACCATAAGAGCGTGGTACAGGCTTTGCTCGACGAATTGAAAGCCCACGACCTGCACACCATGATCAAAGCCATCGGCCACCGCGCGGTACACGCCGGTGAAAAATACAATTCTTCCGTTTTGGTGGACGACAATGTTATCGCCGCTTTGGAAGAATGTATCCCGTTGGCACCGCTGCACAATCCGGCCAACCTGATCGGTATCCGCGCCGCTCAGGAAGTCTTCCCCGACCTGCCGAACGTTTGCGTGTTCGACACTGCTTTCCACCAAACCCTGCCCGAATACGCTTATACCTATGCCGTACCGCAAGAGCTGTATAAAAAATACGGTTTCCGCCGTTACGGCTTCCACGGCACCAGCTTCCGTTATGTAGCACCGACCGCTGCCGAACTGTTGGGCAAAGATGTCAACAACTGCTCGATGGTCATCGCCCACTTGGGCAACGGCGCATCGGTTTGCGCAGTGAAAAACGGTCAATCCGTCGACACCAGCATGGGCATCACGCCGTTGGAAGGCTTGGTGATGGGTACGCGAAGCGGCGACGTTGATGCCAGTGCCTATCCGTTCCTGGCGGAAAACGCAGGCATGGACATCAAACAAGTCAACGACTTGCTGAACAAAAAATCGGGCCTGTTGGGCATTTCGGGTTTGTCTAACGACTGCCGCACGTTGCAGGAAGCCGCTGCCGAAGGCCACGAAGGTGCGAAATTGGCATTGGAAGTGATGACTTACCGCTTAGCCAAATACATCGCCGCCATGAGCATTGCCACCGGCGGCATCGACGCTTTGGTGTTTACCGGCGGCATCGGCGAAAACTCCGACCTCGTCCGCAGCAAAACCGTTGCCCGTCTGCGCTCAATGGGCTTGGAAATCGACGAAGCGGCCAACCAAGACGTACGCTTCGGCAAAGCCGGTTTCATCAGCCCGAAAGGCAAAACCCCGGCAGTATTGGTGGTACCGACCAACGAAGAACGCATGATCGCCATCGATACCGCCCGTTTGGCCAAACTGTAATCTTTCATTGATACAGGCATAGCAAGAGGCCGTCTGAAATTTTCAGACGGCCTCTTGCTTGTTTTCAACCCAATCCGTTGATATCCCCATATACAAACGCAATTCAAAACAACGCCCGGGCCGCACCCAACAAAAAACCGTAGCGCAAAAACTTGCCTGCTACCAAAACCACACTGCTCAACCACGGATTCAGACGCAGCCAGCCGGCAGCCAAAGGCAAACCGTCGCCGACCACCGGCACCCACGCCAACAACAAAGTCCACACGCCCCATTTCTGCAAATAAGCCATGATTTTTTCAGACGGCCTTTTTTTAACCGGCAGCCAATATCCCATCGCATACGACACCATACTGCCCAATCCGTTGAATAATCCGGCAACCAGCAAAGCCGCCAACCAATGTTGCGGATAGGCGTGCAGAAACGCCAAAAACGCCGCTTCGGATGTTCCGGGCAGCACCGTGGCCGATGTAAACGCCGAAGCGGCCAACGCACCGTATTGCCACCACAATTCCACGCCCTACTCCGCCGTCGGCCGGTTGGCCAGACGCAAAAGCAAAACCATACAGAGCGAACCGATCAAACACCACAACATATCCGACTGCGTATCCCAAACATAACCCTGCGTTCCCAAAAACGCATCGGCCGCCTGCTTGCTCAACACCGCCACCAGCCACTCAATCAATTCATACACCGCGCTGACCGCCATGCACACGCACACCGTCAAAAACGCCAGCCAACCGCGGCTGCGCACCACCTGCCGCTTCCACAAAATCTCCGCCGCAATCACCGCCGGCGAAAAACCCTGCATAAAATGCCCTACCTTATCGTAATTGTTCCGGCTCCAGCCCATCGGCTCGCGCAGCCAGTCAAACAGCGGCACTTCCGCATAAGTGTAATGACCGCCGACCAGCAAAACCACGGCATGCACCCACATCACAACATAGGCAAAATCGCTGAAACGGAAACGCCGGTATGTCGCCGACAGCAGCACCGCACCGATAACCGCAGGCGACACTTCCAATGCCCAGACAGCATAATCTTTAGGCTGAATGCCCGACCACACCAGCACCGCCGCAAACAGCAGCAACATTCCGACATAACGGTTCATCATTTTCAGACGGCCTCATACAATAAAAGGCCGTCTGAAAAAATATTTAAAATTTCAGACGGCCTGTTGTTGTCAAAAATTACATCACTTCCAAAGTCTCGATACCGAGCAATTCCAAGCCCTGCTTCAAAATACCGCCGGTCAGTTTGGCCAACTGCAAGCGCGTATTGCGCACACTGCCTTCCGCTTTCAAAATCGGGCAGGCTTCATAGAAGCGGCTGAACAGGGTTGCCACTTGGTAGAGATACGCCGCCAGATAATGCGGATAAGACGTTTCCGCCACGCTTTGCAGCACGTCTTCGAATTTCAGCAACTCAACGGCAAGCTGCTTTTCCAAAGGCTCGTTCAGCTGCAGCGGCGCGTCGGCATTCCATTCGCCCGCTTTCTTGAACACGCTTTGCACGCGCGTATAAGCATATTGCAGATAAGGCGCGGTATTGCCTTCGAAACTCAACATCGAATCCCAGTCAAACACATAATCGCTGGTGCGGTTTTTACTCAAATCCGCATATTTCACCGCACCGATACCGACGGTTTTACCGATGTTTGCCGCTTCTTCTCCGCTCAAATCCGGATTTTTCGCTTTAACCAAAGCGGTGGCGCGTTCTTGTGCCTCGTCCAACAACTCGACCAATTTCACCGTATCGCCCGAACGGGTTTTAAACGGCTTGCCGTCTTTGCCCATCATCGTACCGAACGCAATATGCTCGGCAGCCACCTGTTCCGGCAACCAGCCCGCCTTACGCGCAACCGTAAACATCTGCTGGAAATGCAAGGCTTGGCGCGCGTCAACCACATACAGCAGACGGTCGGCATTCAGACGGCCTACACGATAACGCACACAAGCCAAGTCGGTGGAAGAATAAAGGAAACCGCCGCCTTTTTTCTGCACGATAAACGCCGCAGGCTCGCCTTCTTTATTTTTGAACTCATCCAAAAACACCACTTTGGCGCCGTCGTCCTCAACCGCCAAGCCTTTTTCAGACAACTCATCAATCACCGGCTGCAAATCGTCGTTATACATCGATTCGCCTGCCACATCTTCCGGAGTCAGCTTCAAGCCCAAAGTATCGTAAACATTTTGCGCGTGGCTCAAAGAAATTTCTACAAACTGTTTCCACAAAGCCAAAACGGCTTCATCACCGCCCTGCAACTTCACCACATACTCGCGCGACGTATCGGCAAAGGCTTCGTCTTCGTCAAAGCGTACTTTGGCATTGCGGTAAAACTGTTCCAAATCCGCCAGCTTGAATTCGGCGTCGGCTTTTTGCTGCTCCACCATATACGCCACCAGCATACCGAACTGCGTGCCCCAGTCGCCCACATGGTTTTGCGCCACCACGCGGTGTCCCATATAAGCCAGCACGCGGGCGATGCTGTCACCGATAATGCTGGAGCGCAAATGGCCGACGTGCATTTCTTTGGCCAGATTGGGAGAAGAATAGTCAATCACCACAGTTTGGCTCTGTGCCGTTTCTTTCACACCGAAACGGCTGTCATTTAAGGCCGTCTGAATATTTTCAGCCAAGAAATCCGCATGCAAACGCAAATTGATAAAACCGGGGCCGGCTACTTCGGCGCTTTCAATCACGCTGCTGCCGGATAAGGCAGCGGCGACGGT
Above is a genomic segment from Neisseria weaveri containing:
- the adhP gene encoding alcohol dehydrogenase AdhP, coding for MKMKAAVVTPDSNGNVEIIEREIRPLENGEALVEVEYCGVCHTDLHVAAGDYGQKPGRVLGHEGIGIVTETAPGVTRLKKGDRVSIAWLYKSCGSCEYCNTGRETLCRTVLNAGYTADGGMATHCIVDADYAVKVPDGLDPAQASSITCAGVTTYKGIKVSGVRPGQWIAVYGAGGLGNLGVQYAKKVFGAHVIAIDINDDKLALAKEVGADIVINAAKEDAAKVIQEKVGGAHAAVVTAVSRAAFNSSVDCVRAGGRVVAIGLPPETMDLSIPRIVLDGIEIVGSLVGTRKDLEEAFQFGAEGIVVPVVQTRTLDETNDIFQEMRDGKIQGRMVIDMKKSCGCTHH
- a CDS encoding helix-turn-helix domain-containing protein, translating into MNTYDVEEAAAYCKCHPETIREHIREGRLNASKPGRKYCITQRALDAFLSNQENEQLQASLANRSEEKCLKMKDYIAVGTAFGTLTLQHPAEKELDALLAQKTKNQPKN
- a CDS encoding DMT family transporter, with product MSPSPSLFKNLPFLITPPLLWAGNVIVARMVRNDIPPFTLSFGRWVISLLILLPFAWAAMRRDKNLYRRHAKPVIGTALTGVAAFNTLVYTGLHNTTSTNALLLNSCIPVLIMLIGAVFYGQTLNRFQVSGLLLSLCGVLAIILRGDLENLWALRFNSGDLWVFAAVVCWAFYTLWMRHMPSEINRTGLTAVQIMLGLPVLLPLWLWERAGGAQVNWNTDALLGFAYVGVFPSVVAYLCYTAAIARVGAVRAGLSIHLMPVFGTLLAVTLLGEAFHLYHFIGILAIFGGILLSNRRSA
- the pgsA gene encoding CDP-diacylglycerol--glycerol-3-phosphate 3-phosphatidyltransferase → MPWNIPIFLTWIRVLLIPVFTVLFYLPENWLDPQTVNWAAAFIFALAAITDWFDGFLARLWKQTSDFGAFLDPVADKLMVAVALLLLVSLNRTYVIFAIIIIGREITISALREWMAQMGKRGSVAVATIGKFKTAAQMVAIFLLLAGLHDFYGVNLIYLGNILMFIASVLTIWSMFYYLKMAWKEFKE
- a CDS encoding Na/Pi cotransporter family protein, yielding MKTIKIRSILIGLLLAALAYSFWYSPSWLKLCYGLALFLFGMQCIEEGLHNTAGGTLEKLIAKSTASSGKGLLFGIGATFILQSSTLVSLLTIAFLSTGLITLAGGIAIILGTNLGATSGIWLLALAGQSISLSPIAIPVVVFGILASFFNNKTKAVGRVLVGIALIFIGIDAIKEGFQAFGGTMDFASFRSGGITEIAIFCGIGLLLTIVLQSSHATLILTLAALAGGQISLAQGFAIAIGSNVGSSASTAFVGMLGSNRNGQRLALAHLVFNTVTAVLSLILWIPLTKAVTGLAGLTGMSQLLQLALFHTLFNLLGLATFWKLQDRLADRLISWLPEKQEAELLAVSDAVVTPRHLHSNMLRSGDTALRALTQEVRHLNALGLEVICHVLFIPAHELYSGSADDGKKLPPPTLPLELDAQKLYEQQIKPLYSQILDFTSKIDIDGEMQQQQLAAVHTAALNMIDIIKESKHLQKNMQRYLQEPESPVYQDYMRLRRHLFRSLQLFRKMSELKGCSEEWKEQSALLTKHIDSLETFRARIMEKLRNNEISGWETSSLMNDTNYAGRIGWGIQEILQTMCLNPAEEKNTEEEAAKAA
- the prpF gene encoding 2-methylaconitate cis-trans isomerase PrpF, producing the protein MQIKIPAVYYRGGTSKGVFFKRSDLPEAAQNPGEARDKILLRVLGSPDPYGKQIDGLGNASSSTSKAVILDKSSKEGHDVDYLFGQVSIDKPFVDWSGNCGNLTAAVGAFAISNGLVYPGKIPSDGICTVYIWQKNISKTIIAHVPMKNGEVQETGDFELDGVTFPAAEVQIEFLDPADGEGSMFPTGNLVDELDVPGVGKLQATLINAGIPTVFVNAADIGYTGKELQDDINNSTEKLEFFEKIRAYGALKMGLIQDLGEAAIRQHTPKVAFVAPPQDYVSSSGKEVKADDIDLLVRALSMGKLHHAMMGTASVAIATAAAVPGTLVNLAAGGGEREAVRFGHPSGTLRVGAAAVLENGQWTAKKAVMSRSARIIMEGWVRVPEDCF
- a CDS encoding tyrosine-type recombinase/integrase, with amino-acid sequence MDFTTPSGKRVRRSARTKDKKSAEELRDKLKHDAWRVSQLGEKPKRLWDEAALKWLKEKAAKRSIDDDKSKIRMLTQFRGVYLHHIDNEFVMNVVGNLKCKDSTKNRYLSLIISILNAAAKKWKWIDKAPFIEKYKENAGRVRWLKPAEAQRLIGVAKPRYFADLIIFSLNTGLRQSNVLNLKWDQIDLDRKVAWCHPDEVKAGKALGVVLNDAAIEVLKRQIGKHSEYVFVNKRGNPIVGINSRYWKKSLELANITDFTWHDLRHTWASWLVQRGVPLRVLQEMGGWQTLSMVQRYAHLSSEHLQSHAKILSDLVRHSQNDDTNLSQ